The Fictibacillus arsenicus genome contains a region encoding:
- a CDS encoding DNA alkylation repair protein, producing MNLQMVMQELEALGKERTKKIYISNGAHEPLFGVATGQMKPIAKKIIKDQPLAEELYATGNYDAMYFAGIIADPKAMTEADFERWIDAAYFYMLSDYVVAVTLAETDIAQVVADKWIASGEELKMSAGWSCYCWLLGNRPDVEFDESKIASMLAQVKNTIHDSPDRTKSAMNNFIYTVGVSYLPLHDKAVETAKAVGPVEIKREKKKSSFLLASDSIQKQVEKGKIGFKRKYVRC from the coding sequence ATGAATTTACAAATGGTTATGCAAGAGCTTGAAGCTCTCGGTAAAGAACGCACCAAGAAAATTTACATATCAAATGGCGCGCACGAGCCGCTTTTTGGTGTGGCTACAGGCCAAATGAAACCAATCGCCAAGAAAATTATAAAAGATCAACCTTTGGCTGAGGAGCTTTACGCTACAGGCAACTACGATGCAATGTACTTTGCAGGCATAATTGCAGATCCAAAAGCAATGACTGAGGCGGATTTTGAGCGTTGGATTGATGCTGCGTATTTTTACATGTTGTCTGATTATGTGGTTGCAGTAACTTTAGCTGAAACGGATATTGCACAAGTCGTTGCCGATAAATGGATCGCTAGCGGTGAAGAGCTGAAAATGTCAGCTGGCTGGAGTTGCTACTGCTGGCTTTTGGGTAATCGTCCGGATGTTGAATTTGACGAAAGCAAGATTGCCAGTATGCTTGCTCAGGTGAAAAATACAATTCACGATTCTCCTGATCGAACAAAATCTGCTATGAATAATTTTATATACACTGTGGGGGTTTCATATTTGCCGCTCCATGATAAGGCGGTCGAGACGGCTAAAGCAGTCGGCCCAGTTGAGATTAAACGGGAGAAGAAAAAAAGCAGTTTCTTACTCGCTTCCGACAGTATTCAAAAGCAAGTAGAAAAAGGGAAGATTGGTTTCAAACGAAAATATGTAAGATGTTAA
- a CDS encoding SRPBCC family protein: METSNKVTITVETTVHKPVAEVWKYWTEPQHITKWSFASDDWHAPKAENDLRVGGRFLTRMEAKDGSFGFDFGGVYDEVKVNEFISYTLDDGRKVTITFNSQDKDTKIIETFEAETTNPVEMQEAGWQAFLDNFKKYSETSKEE; this comes from the coding sequence ATGGAGACAAGTAATAAAGTAACCATAACGGTAGAAACGACAGTTCACAAACCGGTTGCAGAAGTTTGGAAATATTGGACAGAACCACAGCATATTACAAAGTGGAGTTTTGCTTCTGATGATTGGCATGCGCCAAAAGCTGAAAATGATTTAAGGGTTGGCGGAAGATTTCTTACGAGAATGGAAGCTAAGGATGGTAGTTTTGGATTTGATTTTGGCGGTGTTTATGACGAAGTAAAAGTAAACGAGTTCATTTCTTACACGCTTGATGATGGAAGAAAAGTGACGATAACGTTTAATAGCCAAGATAAAGATACGAAGATCATTGAGACTTTCGAAGCAGAAACTACCAATCCTGTTGAAATGCAGGAAGCAGGCTGGCAGGCGTTTCTAGACAATTTTAAAAAATACAGTGAAACCTCTAAAGAAGAGTAG
- a CDS encoding lysoplasmalogenase, whose amino-acid sequence MTINLFSSIILISSITYLFSIKHNNQTLIYILKPGTMLMIILFALTSTPSIYAWWIIIGLLLSLIGDVFLMVPKDRFLHGLISFLAAHVCYIIAFLHIQLQQEVSVFVTVSLVAIALLFFIRLVKGKRFKGGNPLIVSVFTYIFLITSMVWVSILTENPFIIMAAFLFYFSDATLAWDRFIKPLKYRHYLVMSTYFLAQYLFSLSIHKVVL is encoded by the coding sequence ATGACTATTAACCTTTTTTCTTCAATCATTCTGATTTCATCCATAACATACCTTTTTTCGATTAAACATAACAATCAAACTCTTATTTATATTCTCAAACCAGGGACCATGCTCATGATTATCCTTTTTGCACTAACGAGTACTCCCTCAATTTATGCCTGGTGGATAATCATAGGTTTACTATTATCCTTGATAGGTGACGTATTTTTAATGGTTCCTAAAGATCGATTTCTCCATGGACTTATTTCTTTCCTGGCAGCTCATGTTTGTTACATTATTGCCTTCCTTCACATACAACTTCAGCAAGAGGTGAGTGTGTTTGTTACAGTTAGTTTAGTAGCAATAGCACTTCTATTCTTTATTCGATTAGTAAAAGGAAAACGGTTTAAAGGTGGAAATCCACTTATAGTTTCGGTATTTACGTACATATTCCTTATTACGAGTATGGTATGGGTTTCTATTTTGACAGAAAATCCATTTATCATCATGGCAGCTTTTCTTTTTTATTTTTCAGATGCAACACTTGCTTGGGATCGGTTCATTAAACCTCTAAAATATAGACACTATTTGGTGATGTCTACCTATTTTCTTGCTCAATATTTATTTTCTTTATCCATTCACAAGGTAGTTTTATAG
- a CDS encoding YdeI/OmpD-associated family protein — protein sequence MTNNRMNRKVDGFLRKTKQWKEEFEQLRPIILDCGLTEDIKWMHPCYMYEEKNIVLMHGFKDYCALLFHKGALLKDPHGILIQQTENVQAARQIRFTNVQDIIEMEFIIKDYILEAIEVEKAGLKVELKKHTEYIIPEELQNKFDDIPDLKTAFESLTPGRQRAYILYFSQPKQSKTRESRVEKYMQQILDGKGLND from the coding sequence ATGACAAATAATAGAATGAATCGTAAAGTTGATGGATTTTTACGAAAAACAAAACAGTGGAAGGAAGAATTTGAGCAGTTAAGACCTATCATTCTTGACTGTGGACTGACAGAAGATATTAAGTGGATGCATCCTTGTTACATGTATGAGGAAAAGAACATCGTATTGATGCATGGATTTAAAGATTATTGTGCGCTTCTGTTTCACAAAGGAGCCTTGTTAAAGGATCCCCATGGGATTCTAATTCAACAAACGGAGAATGTACAGGCGGCGCGCCAGATCCGGTTCACCAATGTTCAAGATATTATTGAAATGGAATTCATCATAAAAGACTATATTCTTGAAGCCATTGAGGTTGAAAAAGCAGGTTTGAAAGTAGAATTAAAAAAGCATACAGAATATATAATCCCAGAAGAACTTCAAAATAAATTCGATGATATACCTGATTTGAAAACGGCTTTTGAATCATTGACGCCAGGACGGCAAAGAGCTTACATTCTTTATTTTTCTCAACCTAAACAATCCAAGACGCGAGAGTCTAGGGTTGAAAAATATATGCAGCAAATTCTCGATGGAAAAGGATTAAATGATTAG